The segment TGAACCCAATAAAAGTGTTCGCAGGTAGCTTTGGAGGGGAAACACTGTGGCAGAATCCCAACTATATAAGTCCAAACCtggtaagtgcgtgtgcgtgtgcgtgtgcgtgctagaCATGTACATAAGTCAAAtacttattttgttcttatttctatatactaaattcattatttttcttttatttattcacctatttatttcttttcatatttatttattttacgtagAGGTAATGCAGTATGTGTTATATTTACAAATTAAATTTCAGATGCGTAGTATGGTCAAGAAGAATATGATGGGGAAATATATCCAACGGAGGCAACAGAAGGACTGGAATGCCAAGCGAGGACCTGCTGGCATGATTGGAGATCCCATTAATGAAATATTCCAGACCGAAGCAGATGATGAATAAATGGCATAGGTATCTTGCATTTGTGCATTGATAgcaaataggtatatatgttatattttgctGTGCTTAATGGTCtgaaagtttgtgtgtatgttcagaATGTAATTTGGAAATAAAGTTTACGTTGTTCATTTACTTCGGTTTTGATGATCCATTGGCATACTAATGAAATTATTCTTGTATTACACAAATGTTTATAGTTAActgataaaaggaaataaatgacatTTTGAACAATTTATAACAACCAAATACAAAAGAATAATTCTTTATAACTATTGTTTTATTGGCAAGAACAAGTTTGAAATTTCACAGAAAATGGTTGCCAAATCTTATAATTGTGCAATAAATACATCCTTCCTTGCATATGcctttaataatagtaaaacttttttttaatggTGGTTGCTCTCCCTTGATAAAGCTGTAAAAAGCTGTTCATAAAATACCTTGATTTACCAATTGAGACTCCCTAATCCCTTGCTTCCTAATTTTGCaggatcttttcttctccctctttcctttctcttcttcatccccttctgcccACTTATTCAAATCGTTAACTcgtatttacccttttcgccacaatactttaccattctggaaatccacaaacagtgCCTTACTAAACTAGAAAACTTTACCTAGGGGCTTTGTCACCAAGCCTTACCCTATCGCTATGTTTTGTATACGCTGCTGATGTCGatgcagcagaaaaaaaaaaaaataaacaaagtaaatactAATAGAAGAAAGTCCACCTCCAAAAAAATGCAATCACAGGGTATTTCCCGCAAGAACGAATCTAAAACATTTGTAAATCGATCTGTACCTTTGAAATAACTAGCCAGGCAGCAGTAGAGTTAGTAAAATTATTACTAGCTTGTTTGAAGAATGTGGTTGATACGTTCAAccagtgtatttatattttctttaattatatccacttcctaaggtgagagtcatgctgaaaggatgaaaggctgattttgtgccagtcctgaacggcctgagggagccatgggcacggtattcccctgctttagttgtctagcccttacccctcaatggttaatggttaaaagcaaaataaatgtgctagacatttatttagttgatgaagaaggttgtgggggtatagttgttgaagttgagcatgttgggagtagaaatgtctcctggtgtgttgattagggtggatactgtactagtcggcattgaggagggggtattagttgtagtgttcagagccgtggtcaaaggagagcctggggtcagggaatcgggcgagtttgaattggtggagctatttgatgaagaggcaattgcctctaataatggtatggttaatggttaatggttattcattgttggccatgataagcctgtagtatgttggggagagaaacggtccacccctcagggtcgcttgaggggtaagggctagacaactaaagcaggggaataccgtgcccatggctccctcaggccgttcaggagtggcacaaagtcagcctttcatcctttcagcacggctctcacaccttaggaagtggatagtggaaggggttggtgaagggacagaaaggaaaaagtaggagggaaaaaaaaaaaaaaaaaaaagaccatgcaaaatttgttgagtcgagggctgagtcccaaggttggggagttccccagcattgggtcccagtctccgcctcctaagcccccccacgtcaacaacgggcaagggattgggggggccttacccctcaagggaccctgaggggtggaccgtttctctccccaacatactccaggcttaccatggccaacaatgaagattttatgccattattagatagcacatttattttgcttttaaccattaaccataccattattagaggcaatgagtcttgcctcttcatcaaatagctccaccaatttaaactcgcccgattccctgaccccactctctcctttgaccacggctctgaacactacaactaataccccctcctcaatgcctactagtacagtatccaccctaatcaacaccccaggagacatttctactataccccacaaccttcatcacctactccatcctcccttattactaccttacaaccttattgtccacctccccataacactacctccctcaacactactccctcttccacatgcccccgtccttctactacccccatctctacaaaattcttaaataatctatttagcccagccaaatgggaccgattttcgtgatccctcccacaacttcacactttctgctttgacaacctgttttcattcctcaaatgcatatacatccttcacatgatctaacccctatacattaccttacccaaccatTTACTcgccaattcctttgcccaactttgacaactaatcactaactcaaccacccttcacaaccatttactatagtgctacatgaccttagatgtctagcacatttattttgcttttaaccaattacttatatttcaatatatcaatatacattgcTTAATTCAGGCACAATCGTTATGTAAATAGTGTTGTATGGGTGTTGCTATTGGCAATACGTTGGTATTCGCTCCGTGTCGTCCAGCGGAGGAACAAAACGTGTGTAGATGGACTGCATATTATACCCATGAAATTTTTTATGTTCGTCAAATCTAACTTCCATGTTCTGAGGAAATCCATAATCAGGGTATCAGCGATTATATAATCTTATCAAcatttttaaatactttttttttcttttttggcgtGATTACAAACTTAATAACCGATGCATTAATTAATAAAACTTAATGCATAACTAGTTATAACATATTGCGTTCTGCAGTGTAGCAAGAAATCGATGAGTCAAGTTAGTGCTTTCCCACTTGGAAATTTGATGCGTTCTGGGAAGCCAAAAAAATGTGATGCAGAATATATTTGGTCACAAAACTTACTTATAAATGCAGCCATCTCTTCCTGACAATCCCATGTATGTGCCACTAATGACATTAGCAGTtgctgttgacgtggcagatatATTGAAGTAATCTATCATGTATGCCAATAAAAATGCGTTTACCACCAAGAACATTGCGTATCATGAAATGCAAGTCAAATGATAGTTTGTGTTTTTACAGGCTGGAGGAATTGTCCGAAATTATTAGAAAGCGTATACTATAAATTAGAAATTTGAGATTCCAAGCGAACCCAGCCAGGGCCTGCACACAGCAATATCTCAAAATCATATTAAAATACATAAGCTAAAATTTACACTAATTTTGTGCATCTGCTTTTCTCTCATGGCACGCACCAAGTGACCGGCGTGATTTTACTTCTTGGTGTCACTCGTAATATCTAAGTAATTTAGGAAATAAATGAAACCATACAATTtctagaaaatgagaagaaatataCAATTGATTTCGTGTTAACGCATATGTTATGTTATGACCAAGAATGTGTAATAAAACACTCAAGGGACAAGATCATGTTTATatcatgtatacagtatatgcgaAGTACAGAAAATGGGCGAGACATTTATCAAATAACCGAGCGAGGACTTTATTGAATAATCAGTCACTACTAAGGCTCTTATCATTAATTAGTGTTATCACGTTTTTGGATGTTTCTACGAATTTTATTTCAGCAACATTCTTATCAGTTACCGACTCACACTACTTCATCAAAAAGCTATGATAATTTTGATCTTGTGTTTCATATCAATCATTTTCCCTAACGATCAACTctgctacacatacacacacacacacaaaaaaaaggagagagaaaaaaaaaaaacacccgacttaaaattaaattttattcaAACAACTACAAAAAATCAACGGAATGCAAACGTCTCAGAACACTCAAGGGACAACCAGATAATTCTTGGCTTCCAAGGATCACTTGAGTCTAACCCTTTTCGCGATCCCTTTCATGTCGAAAATCGTGTCCTCCCTCGAGTGCTCCGGAACTCCATATTGGTAACAAATGTCGCTGACGGAATTTTGTGCGGTATTTCCATGTTCCGTTTTGAAGCGAAATTGGTAAACTGCGTTTTGGGGAGCTTGTATGATACTTTACTTATATAAAAATCGACATTTCTACAAATAAAATCTAAGTACTATCTGCTCTGATTTAACTAGTTGACTATTATACTGACACTGTCTAACGGACTTCGAATTTTCTACAGATGTGTTTCCACGATGAAAAATGACGAAACAGTTACCAAAATGGCTTCCAAGGAACATGGTTTTAATGCCGATGCCCGAGGTTTCATTTAcagctcttccctctctctataagGCCCGTTAAGGTATTCCTCAGGGACTTCCTCGCTGGGTGAATTCTTCTTGTAGAAGCCCTTCTTCAGCATGAGTTTATTGCACTCATCGCGGGACAACTTATCCAGGGGCAGGCGCTCCACAACCTGCAAgtttatttattctcattattattacagttactattatcattaaaacttattactataactattatctttgTCTACTTTTTCCTAAATTTCTAGACCCTTACATTTGCAACTTCCCTCGATCTATCGCCAAGACAACTCGCAAACTTGCTTTTTCAATCCATATAATCACAATTTGTCACTCAAATACATACACGAAACCCTACAACTTCCATGCGTTCTATTCCTtcagcataaacaaaaaaaatacacagatggAGACCGACAGACCGAAACTTAAATCACTTAATGCTCTGTCAAACTTACTCATAAAGCAACAGGTTTTGATTAATTACCTAATAGAGTTCAATTCAATGCGTGAAAGTAACTACTCATCAGCTTCAGGAAATACATCAAAACGATATGAAATAAAATGTTGAATGACACCGACCTGATCAAACCGATTGAGAAGAACCAGTTCTGGAGGAGCACCTCCTATCTGCTTGAACTTGGCATTATGGCTGAGAAATCAAGTTAGGGAGAAATAATCAAACTGGTGGAAAATTAGGTAAATCTGGAACGGTATAACAGTAGTATTTATTAAACACCAATTGCCTACATGTATCATGAAAAGGTAGGATCTTgttagttattcatatatttatatatatatatttatatatatatatttatatatatatatataattgtacaagtctctctctctctcttacacacacacacacacacacacacacacacacacacacacacacacacacacacacacacacacacacacacacacacacacacacacacacacacacacacacacacacacaaacacacacacacacaaacacacacacaaacacacacacaaacacacacacacacaaacacacacacacacaaacacacacacaaacacacacacaaacacacacacacacaaacacacacacacacaaacacacacacacacacacaaacacacacacaaacacacacacacacaaacacacacacacacacacacacacacacacaaacacaaacacatttacaatcCCTTTCTTGAAAACATTTACCTGTCCATACATTTTCCTAATTTAACGCATTGAGAAGTATCCGTAAGCGTTATACCGAAACCTTCCTAAGCAAAGCTATAAACTGACAAAAGGATACAAGAGTGGGATGTCCTCGTGGATGAATTTCTTCACCTCGGGGAGCCTGTTCAAACGTCATCCACCGCAGCTCTGAAAGTAGAAATGGTACGCTCGTTATGGTCAATGTaataagggggtggggtggggggagaaagtggggagggagggaaggaggaaggaaggagagagtggggggggggagggaggaaagagagagaaggggaggaaggaaggagagagtagggtgtggaggggactggggagggagagagggaggaaggaaagagagagtggggggtggagggagggagggagggagggagggaggaaggaaagagagagtggggagtggagggagggagggagggagggagggaggaaggaaagagagagtggggagtggagggagggagggagggagggagggagggaggaaggaaagagagagtggggagtggagggagggagggagggagggaggaaggaaagagatagtggggagtggagggagggagggagggagggaggaaggaaagagatagtggggagtggagggagggagggagggagggaggaaggaaagagatagtggggagtggaggggagggagggagggagggagggaggaaggaaaaagatagtggggggtggaggggagtggggagggagggagggagaaaggagagagtgggggggtggaggggagtggggagggagggagggagaaaggagagagtgggggggtggaggggagtggggagggagggagggagaaaggagagagtgggggggtggaggggagtggggagggagggagggaggaaggagagagtgggggggtggaggggagtggggagggaggaaagagtgggggggaggggagtggggagggagggagggaggaaggagagagtggtgggtggaggggagtggggagggaggaaggagagagtggggggtggaggggagtggggagggagggagggaggatggagagagtggggggtggaggggagggagggagggagaaaggagagagtgggggggtggaggggagtggggagggagggagggagggaggaaagagtgggggggaggggagtggggagggagggagggagggaggaaagagagagagtgggggtggagaggagtgggggggagggagggagggaggaaggagagaatggggggtggaggggagtggggggagggagggaggaaggaaagagtggggggaggggagtggggagggagggaaggaaggaaggagagagtggggggtggaggggagtggggagggagggaggaaggaaggagagagtggggcagTATGAGTGAAAATTCCGCGGATAACTATTTAGATACATACTAAAATCGCGCAGCATTTTCGAAGCAAGCAAACATCTGTTCAGTATGTAAGCACATCTGGTGGTCAAAACCCTGCAAATCGGTTTATAACTTCTTAACAAATCGACAGGTTACGTGCTAGTTGTACCGCTTACCAGTTATGCCAAGTACGTCTGTCCTTaaaacttctccctcctcctctccaactcGTGTTTAATACATCAAGCATGCCTATACagttataaaaatacaataataacagtccTAAAAACACGTTTTGAAACTTCATCAGATACAATAGACAAACCATTACGTGTTGGTAATTGTATTCTTCAGACTGCGATTCACCTTTATATAcgatttatcattttttcttaacAACGACTACATTCTCTTTGTAAGGTTatcgcattatcatcatcatagggaGTGTCTGAGAATACGTGCTCGTATCTATCATACTGCATATTAAAATAATTGTGGTCACATGTTAAATCCTGATGTAACCGTTTTCAAAGTTCGGAAATCAGTTATACTCTTCAGAACCCATTCATATTAAggccatttttgtttttgtttgttgtttgttaagCGAAAGGCACAgtgaatattcatacacatggGAATGCACACACAAATTACGCATATCTGTATCCCTCcagtagttgttttttttttttttttcatctatcatcATACATCAGGTAGATAGGCATTTATCTGATATATAAGCATGTCTATACTGACAGACAAacatgtatttctgtgtatatgtatgtccacatgtatgaatatttattaggTGGGGCCTCTCGCATTATTAACAAACCAGTCATTAGTCTCGACTTTTACGTACATTTATACTCAAGAAAATTAAAACCGCAATGAATTAGGATGAATTACTGTAATGATTAATATACCAATACTCTGATGAATATTCGGGGTTCTAAAGTTATTAATTTTCACCTCTCCTTTAATTTTAGACTGAACGAATATAAACTGCATGTCGTAAATAAAAGCAGGCACATACGGCTGACACGTCGATACATCGTTATCAAATGCCACATGCCCAGTGTGATATTATGGGTTAAAGGGTTCATTAAGCTTTACAATAAATGTATAAGCTAAATCCGCATTATTTACCATATACAAACGAGTTTCTCAACTGAAATGCGGTAACTGATATATTATCAACACTAGAAAGCCGGTGAAATGCCCGATTCaagtaatatataaattataatcttCACAATGCCTTGGCATATCAGACTGATAAACACttctcataaaaaatataattttccccAGTTTCTAACAATCTAATTTCCCCGCCTAGGCCATTccctataataaagaaaaaaactgttATTCCCCGATCTTTCACCCCAAAGACTAAGTCAGTATCatcataaaatcaaaagaaacaGCCGCTTCAcaggtgtttttttctgtcttgtgaGACCAAACAGCTGTTCCGTGACGTCACAACCGCAGCCAATGGGAAGCCACAGCGTTGTTTTCGAAGTCGCCGGTTTTTTAACCaagtctttgtatttttttccccttaattttCCCTCAGACATAACATTATTCGATTTGATTTTTTAAGCTGGACTTCCTATTAACATGTTGATATTCTACTCTGTCTTATCCAGCTTGGGGATACGGTTAAAAAAGGTTTAAACTAGGAAAACGCCAAACGTCAAAATACAACACTTGGTATCCGTGACAACCCGTAACCTCCATACTCCTTGTCCATGgcaggcttctctctctctacgaatGCATTCCTGATTTCACCGAAGAAACGATCATTCCGCTTACCTCAACGCGAGCCTTGGCAATGTCAGTCTCACGTAATTCTTCAGCGAGTGTGTAAGAGAACACGGCccccagcaggaggaggagcttgAGACTCCCTTTCGCCATGGTTGCTAGGCCCGAACTGAGGGAAATGCTTTGGCGGTGGGAGGACGTCAACTGAAGATGACTTATGGGAAATTAACCTATGATTCAGTtctagatttaaatatatatatatattaatatgtatgaatGCCTCTGTATATAAGGGGTGATTTTGTCGGTCCAAATACAACCGATGAAGACAgaacggaataaaaaaaataggtttttattttttctaatatctGTTAAAACTCTcgaatataaagagaaagtaaaCACTACGATTTTCCTCCGATACATCTTTAATTTGCTACGCTTCACACTCCAGTTCATATTAATCATTGGAAAGTGTCGTTATAACTCATTtgactaaaaaaacaaacatgttgGACGATGCGCATTTGTTGCGAGTCGTTTAATTTGCTGCTTATGtttattttcccatttcttctccctttatgATTTAAGAAGAATCATTAAGAAAGGTTTCTTTTTAATGGCAAGAAAAACGTAGTGTACGTGAAAATCAATACGTCAGGACAAAGAGGCTTGATTTACAAGACTACGAGCACATTTTCATAACGATTTAGTATCGAGTATATTGATAAATCTTGCTCAAAAGATGGGATTTCCATGAAGTAGACGAAAACTCTGCAAAACCTTCATGCAGTCTATCAATGCCgcatgataaaaaacaatgattatgttTATCTACCTTTACATTTAGACGATACCAGCTTCATCAGAATATGACGGGTTTCACGCAAGCCTCCAGACATGATAATTCACTTGACTGGCAGTGCATAATGAACttccaaagaaataaaaaaggctaCCCGCtgattacatatttttctttcttattcttttagcATGGCCAAATTAGTCCATCTCCATACGAAGAAAGGTTATTAAAACATAACAGGCATCTGTTTAAATCACACATCTTATTATGATTTGTCATGAGTCTGTAAACGGGCAGGGCACACGGCCGTCAGCAGCCAGGCCGACTTTAGACTTCCGAGGACGACGTGAGTATTAAACCCTTTCCACCGTCCTCTTCATGGTGTCGCCCGACCGCCGACGACCCTCTGCCCCGCCACATTCACTCCCCATCACAATACAACGGGTGGTGAAAAAGTACAAAGGAGGAAACGCAGTTCATGAACTGATACATCTTCAACATCTTAATTTACACACCatggatcgtttttttttttttcatgtgcatCTAACATGGTTTAATTACACACGCTACAAATCaaatgggaaggagggataaaataGAACACGTGGCCCGCCACCAATGGAAGTGCCTGGCGTGTGCTGTTGAACTACATTTCATTCGGTTAAAAAAATCACATCCTAGAGTTCCACCCTCTCCTTGTAAGGCCCTTCCCGGTACTGGTCGGggacctcctcgtccttcttggTCTTCTTGTAAAAGCCCTTCTTCAGCATGAGCATGTTGCACTCTTCGCGGTTTAACTCGGACAGAGGCAGACGCTCCACTTCCTGTTTGGTGGGGGAAGTGTGGGAACAAGTCATTAAAAGGAGGTCAACTATAGAATATATTAGTTGTTGCATATAAACTTCTGTTATCACGAATTTCACCCTTccgtatgattaaaaaaaaaaaaactacaataaaaaaacattccaAATTCAATATTCACACAAACAAGTATATAAAACAAAGTGTCCATGTAGTATACAAATGACTAACCTCATTTGAAGCATTGAGCAGCACCAGCTCAGGAGGGGCACCACCGATGAACTTCACTTCGGCGTTGTGGCTGTTAAGCAGTTAAGGAAAAGGCAATAATTCTGCTTTCGACCAAGGGTTCCCAATCAAAAATCCCCCGGTTGCCTGTAGGTGTGCAAATATAATACTAGAGAGTCTGAACTAtagataaaagaaacaagaagccCCAGCGTATAGTGTAGAATTACTGACGATAAGGCTGCAAAAATCAAAATTCGAGCTGTTGACTAACATTTGCTCTTTATATTGAACAATGGCTGTAATATGGTTGTTACAAGCTCTGAAGCCTTTTCCCCAGCCTTTCAAATTAGGACAAAAATACAGGAAGATTAGCAAGGACGACCCTCATCTACGTTTCGCACTGCCAATTTAAACTAATTCTCAAGTGTCAACGGAGTAACATCAATTAGctcattaaatgttttttttacctgTCATTCTCTCGTTTGCATAACCCATTACATATGTCTTTCAGAAAAAATGAAACGAGAGGGAAAAATTGTTGAGTGTATAAACCTTCAAAGACATTTATCCAAATAAAAGGGGCTATTGTGTAAAATAAAGTTAGGAACCACAGCTCTGGATTGTGCAATACTATACCATACAGAGAACATAATACTCAATGCTAATGCTATACGAGTGTAAAACGACCCACCCGCTAAATACttcaattaccatttttatcttaCAAAGGGAACGACCATAACGACTCCAAACGATACAATACACAAAAGCAAATCAATGCTCATGTTAAAACTTCACTGCAAAGGCCTTATATAAAAGGATACAAGAGTGGCATATCCTCCATGATGAATTTCTTCACCTGTGGGAGGCTATTCAGACGTCATCCACTGCAGCTCTGAAAAGAAATACAATGCATGTAACTAAAATGTGTATGTCATCAGTAGGTCAGCATTATGTCTATAAGTATAACCTTAATACCTATATCCAATAATCTATATGATCATATCTGGAAATGTGATTATTATGCctgtatctaagtatatatgtgtgcatgtatgcctgtATCGCATGCA is part of the Penaeus chinensis breed Huanghai No. 1 chromosome 2, ASM1920278v2, whole genome shotgun sequence genome and harbors:
- the LOC125036462 gene encoding selenoprotein M-like; the encoded protein is MAKGSLKLLLLLGAVFSYTLAEELRETDIAKARVESCGGURLNRLPEVKKFIHEDIPLFHNAKFKQIGGAPPELVLLNRFDQVVERLPLDKLSRDECNKLMLKKGFYKKNSPSEEVPEEYLNGPYREREEL